Proteins from a genomic interval of Caldanaerobius fijiensis DSM 17918:
- a CDS encoding MATE family efflux transporter yields MEISYAKRSTKNEIWQLAWPSIIEQSLIMMVGLVSTMFVGRLGNAAIAAVGAINSLIFFFQAVFAGLSTGSTVIVARLIGEKDHENARLAVMQSLIMCIFIFIMLTVLGYIFAVPLIHLFFGRISADVFRYALLYYRIVLIGLPFVIIDLVIGGALRGAGDTRTPMYITAIVNIISLLFNLLLVFGVKINGTYIVPAYGVKGTAIAVTIARIIGGFLQLYILYFAKRVINLSIKDRIRIDFKMMSRIVRVGLPASLEQLVMQGGFLVVQIMVATMGTVAMAVYQIGMNANSIAFMPIFGFTLAATSLVGRSLGAKEYDAAENYARQTTRIAVKVIAVIGVCMFIFARQLAALYSTDPVVIHMGSVVIRIFAVIEPMLAIMNVISGSLRAGGDILYIVLTAFAGLWTFRVLVGFILGKILGMGVYGIWIGICFDFVVRSCMYWFRFRAGKWKYIKV; encoded by the coding sequence ATGGAAATTTCTTATGCGAAGAGAAGTACCAAAAACGAAATATGGCAATTAGCGTGGCCGTCTATTATTGAGCAATCTCTTATAATGATGGTGGGGCTTGTCTCCACCATGTTTGTTGGTAGGCTGGGCAATGCGGCTATTGCAGCTGTGGGCGCTATAAATAGTTTAATTTTTTTCTTTCAGGCCGTATTTGCCGGCCTTTCCACAGGCTCCACAGTAATTGTAGCCAGGCTTATCGGTGAGAAGGATCATGAAAATGCTCGCCTGGCTGTTATGCAATCACTTATAATGTGTATCTTTATTTTTATAATGCTTACTGTGCTGGGATATATATTTGCGGTTCCGCTCATTCATCTTTTTTTTGGCAGGATTTCTGCTGATGTGTTTCGATATGCGTTGCTTTATTATAGAATCGTGCTTATAGGCTTGCCTTTTGTCATAATCGATCTGGTCATAGGCGGAGCGCTTAGAGGTGCAGGGGACACCAGGACGCCTATGTATATTACCGCTATAGTTAATATCATAAGTCTTTTGTTTAATCTACTTCTCGTCTTTGGAGTAAAGATAAATGGTACGTATATCGTACCTGCTTACGGCGTAAAAGGGACGGCCATAGCGGTTACAATCGCGAGGATAATAGGTGGATTTTTACAATTGTATATCCTCTATTTTGCTAAAAGGGTTATAAACTTGAGCATAAAAGATAGGATTAGAATCGATTTCAAGATGATGAGCAGGATAGTGCGTGTAGGATTACCTGCATCTTTGGAACAGCTGGTAATGCAGGGAGGGTTTCTCGTCGTTCAGATCATGGTTGCCACGATGGGCACTGTGGCTATGGCTGTATATCAGATAGGTATGAATGCTAACTCTATAGCATTTATGCCCATATTTGGTTTTACTCTCGCAGCCACCAGCCTGGTGGGTAGAAGTCTTGGCGCTAAGGAGTACGATGCTGCAGAAAACTATGCAAGACAGACTACCCGTATTGCAGTAAAAGTTATAGCTGTTATAGGGGTATGTATGTTCATCTTTGCGAGACAGCTGGCTGCACTTTATTCTACAGATCCTGTGGTTATACATATGGGTTCTGTAGTTATCAGGATATTTGCTGTGATTGAACCTATGCTGGCCATCATGAATGTTATATCCGGCTCATTAAGAGCTGGTGGTGATATACTTTATATCGTGCTTACTGCTTTTGCCGGTTTATGGACTTTTAGGGTACTTGTAGGATTTATTTTGGGAAAAATTCTTGGTATGGGCGTGTATGGTATATGGATAGGTATATGCTTTGATTTTGTGGTGCGTTCGTGTATGT